The Dioscorea cayenensis subsp. rotundata cultivar TDr96_F1 chromosome 25, TDr96_F1_v2_PseudoChromosome.rev07_lg8_w22 25.fasta, whole genome shotgun sequence DNA segment CATCTCATGATTTTCATATGCTTCTCTGAAAGATCAAACCAAATCCGCGAAAAAACCTGAtaaatttcctcaaaattttgGAAACTAGGGTTTCGAAGATCCAGGCTTCCCCGATCTCTGCAACCATGTCGACGTTCAGTGGCGATGAGACCGCTCCCTTCTTTGGCTTCCTTGGCGCGGCCGCTGCCCTTGTCTTCTCCTGTACCTCATCCGATTCCGATCTGTTTCGCCATTTTGGTTTTCTCGGTTTTGGGTTTGATTCTTTTATGGTTTTGTAGGCATGGGAGCGGCGTATGGGACGGCGAAGAGTGGGGTGGGAGTGGCGTCTATGGGGGTGATGAGGCCGGAGCTTGTGATGAAGTCGATCGTTCCTGTGGTCATGGCTGGTGTGCTTGGGATCTATGGGTTGATTATCGCTGTGATCATCAGCACTGGGATCAACCCCAAGGCCAAGTCTTACTACCTTTTTGATGGCTATGCCCACCTTTCTTCTGGGCTTGCTTGTGGTCTTGCAGGGCTCTCTGCTGGCATGGCGATCGGGATTGTTGGCGATGCTGGAGTTCGGTAATTCTTTGTCTCTAATTTGATGAAGATATCTGAATTTATTAGTgctaactttttttctttaatttctttagaTCTGCTTTTTGTTGTgaataactataattttttatactgtTCTTGTTTATATAACTAAATAAAGCATTGTAGATGCtgcaaaatgttttttttaaagaaaatttggtgtttgttgataattatattgatattgatcTAAACTTGAAGACTTTTGTGGGTGATCAATTTGCTTTTTTGGTTTAGAGTGGTGATTTATGATAGGATTGATTAGTTCTGTTCATACTTGCACATGATTTAGATGTAATGTGTGTTGTGTTTGAATTTTTACTCTACAGAGTTGAAACTCCATGcttgtattattattgttgttattatgcaGAAGTGGTATCTCACATTTGTTGTTTGTAAATAGCTTTTGTCTCTACATATGGATATGATGAGATTTTATTTAACGAAGTTTTGTCCACTGTAATGATACATATGATCGATTGATTGGTGCATGATTTAGATGCCATGTAtaatgcttgattttttttttctttaaatgcgGAATTGAAAATCTGTGCttcaattattatatatttttctcaattGCTGTGCATAAGTGTTCTGTCACATTCTCATTTGCTGTTTGTCAATAATGTGTTTCTACATATTGATACAATGAGATGTTTTTTGTATGGTTTTATCTACTGTGATGGTAATTTTGCTAATCAAATTTAAGATAGTTGGAAATCAACataatatttataagaaataaatatatcatagTATATAGCAAAAAGAGTTGAATAAGAAGTTCAATCAAGCATAATTTATATCTGATCAAATCACAATCTTATCTGGTGTGAATATTTGGACATTGGCTTTAATCAGCAGTAGTTGAGTCTTTTGTCAATGTTGAATGTGAAGCAATTAGTTTGAACTCAATTATTATTAGAAGATGAGTCTATATCAGGAGAATTGATTGTGTTGTGTTTGTAGTTTAGTAATTGTTGACTTGTATAGTAAATAAATGGAAGAGTTTCATAGTTCTGTGATACATGACATAAAGAATAGCTAACTTATAAAAACCGTCTTTCTTGCCAAATGTTTTTATCTATCAGAATAACTGTTATTTGGATGCTGAATTATCTCCAGCAATCTTTTAATACACAACTTAGGGAAGAATTCCGTGACCAAACTTAATCACTTTTATGTAAGTCACCCTAATTCTGGCGCTAGACTTGATAATTTTCTGACCATGTTCATGCAGCGCAAATGCACAACAACCAAAGCTATTTGTGGGTAtgattctcattctcattttcGCTGAAGCGCTTGCCCTCTATGGTCTTATCGTCGGTATCATCCTTTCATCCCGGGCTGGTCAATCCCGAGCAGATTGAGAACAGAAGAA contains these protein-coding regions:
- the LOC120252973 gene encoding V-type proton ATPase subunit c1, which codes for MSTFSGDETAPFFGFLGAAAALVFSCMGAAYGTAKSGVGVASMGVMRPELVMKSIVPVVMAGVLGIYGLIIAVIISTGINPKAKSYYLFDGYAHLSSGLACGLAGLSAGMAIGIVGDAGVRANAQQPKLFVGMILILIFAEALALYGLIVGIILSSRAGQSRAD